One part of the Vicia villosa cultivar HV-30 ecotype Madison, WI linkage group LG6, Vvil1.0, whole genome shotgun sequence genome encodes these proteins:
- the LOC131611256 gene encoding uncharacterized protein LOC131611256: protein MASIFNILSITLFLALVFQANGQPCALNAIEVKQTKTSGSAWNVTVTNNCICTQSQVKFNANGFKSSTPVDPAIFSQDGLLIQGAPLYGFKSVSFTYTSDSQFTFTPISSQVACS, encoded by the exons ATGGCTTCAATTTTCAACATTCTCTCCATCACTCTTTTCCTTGCCCTAGTTTTCCAAG CTAATGGACAACCTTGTGCTTTGAATGCGATTGAGGTTAAACAAACCAAAACATCAGGCTCAGCGTGGAATGTTACCGTGACCAACAACTGTATTTGTACTCAATCACAAGTGAAGTTCAATGCAAATGGATTTAAATCAAGCACACCTGTTGATCCAGCAATATTTAGCCAAGATGGTCTTCTCATTCAAGGAGCACCACTTTATGGATTTAAATCTGTCTCCTTCACCTATACTTCTGATTCTCAATTTACATTTACACCAATTTCTTCCCAAGTTGCATGTTCTTAG